Proteins encoded by one window of Terriglobales bacterium:
- a CDS encoding amidohydrolase family protein, which produces MKTSSVVGRWSLAKARTASALVVVLAALPLLAQKQKPSPGTVATSPAPIAIRGGKLLTITHGIVENGVVVIENGKITAVGPVNGTNVPRNAQVIDATGMTVYPGLFDAESHLGLTEISAEPMTNDLVEMSDEIMPHMHVYDAFHAESELIPVTRMNGVTNAVIAPQDGDSMPGQDSIAQMAGGNRDEMLIARDVALPINFIGEVRRGQRGGAGSAQQTRFPETRMGVAAQLRQSFLDAQNYAQKLAREERRRQTGDTAPAAGEPFKHDLKLEALLPYLDGKKPVVLAARQSDEVLTAVSLAREFNLKIILNHVDKAQRLLDQIAAFKVPVIVGPIYTFPADDQRYDAVYSLPAQLAKRGVKIAFASYDDDHNARNLPYQAGYAVAYGLPYDEALKAITINPAEMFGVADRLGSLDVGKDANVVIADGDPLDVKTDVKRVFIAGREVPLKSRQTELRDRYMER; this is translated from the coding sequence ATGAAAACGTCGTCGGTTGTTGGTCGCTGGTCGTTGGCTAAGGCGCGCACTGCATCCGCGCTGGTTGTGGTCCTTGCGGCGCTGCCCCTGCTCGCGCAGAAGCAGAAGCCCTCGCCTGGAACGGTTGCCACATCGCCGGCGCCCATCGCGATCCGCGGCGGCAAGCTGCTGACCATCACTCACGGCATTGTAGAGAACGGCGTCGTTGTCATCGAGAACGGGAAAATCACGGCCGTCGGACCGGTGAACGGCACCAACGTTCCCAGGAACGCGCAGGTCATCGATGCCACCGGCATGACGGTGTATCCGGGTCTGTTTGACGCTGAGTCGCACCTTGGCCTGACGGAAATCTCCGCCGAGCCGATGACGAACGACCTGGTCGAGATGAGCGACGAGATCATGCCGCACATGCACGTCTACGACGCGTTCCACGCCGAGAGCGAACTGATTCCGGTCACGCGCATGAACGGAGTGACCAATGCCGTGATCGCCCCGCAGGACGGCGACAGCATGCCCGGGCAGGATTCGATCGCCCAGATGGCGGGTGGGAACCGCGACGAGATGCTGATCGCGCGCGACGTGGCGCTGCCCATCAACTTCATCGGCGAAGTGCGGCGCGGCCAGCGCGGCGGCGCCGGCTCGGCGCAGCAAACACGCTTTCCGGAAACGCGCATGGGCGTGGCCGCGCAGCTGCGCCAGTCGTTCCTCGACGCGCAGAACTACGCGCAGAAGCTGGCGCGCGAAGAGCGGCGCCGGCAGACGGGCGACACGGCGCCGGCGGCGGGCGAGCCGTTCAAGCACGACCTGAAGCTGGAGGCGCTGCTGCCGTATCTGGACGGCAAGAAGCCGGTCGTGCTGGCGGCGCGGCAGTCCGACGAAGTGCTCACCGCCGTCTCGCTGGCGCGCGAGTTTAATTTAAAGATCATCCTCAACCACGTGGACAAGGCGCAGCGCCTGCTCGACCAGATCGCGGCGTTCAAGGTCCCGGTCATCGTGGGACCGATCTACACCTTTCCTGCTGACGACCAGCGCTACGACGCGGTCTACAGCCTGCCGGCGCAGCTCGCCAAGCGCGGCGTGAAAATCGCGTTCGCCAGCTACGATGACGACCACAACGCGCGCAACCTGCCGTACCAGGCCGGCTACGCCGTGGCGTACGGCCTGCCGTACGATGAGGCTCTGAAGGCCATCACCATCAACCCGGCCGAGATGTTCGGCGTGGCCGACCGCCTGGGTTCGCTCGACGTGGGCAAAGACGCCAATGTGGTGATCGCCGACGGCGACCCGCTCGACGTGAAGACCGACGTGAAGCGCGTATTCATCGCCGGCCGCGAAGTGCCGCTGAAGAGCAGGCAGACGGAGCTGCGGGACCGGTACATGGAACGGTGA
- a CDS encoding amidohydrolase translates to MPKQRALWAFALTVLCSVSLAAQSGPSAPAVPQLAPAAAAPPSQDVVIRGGTVLTATHGTIPNGSVYIHDGKIAAVGATVNAPAGATVIDATGKYVTPGIIDPHAHMALDSDVNEATSPVVPHMMMLDAFDYEDKAIYRALAGGVTTSLLLHGSADMIGGQAVVIKNKFGLGRDQMLFPGAPQSIKFASGENPKRVFGSRNQLPSTRMGNFAVMRMAFTEARDYMHEWDEYNKKVQRGDKDPRMPKKDLKLEALADVLRGKLLVQIHIYRADEFLTEIALANEFGYKIRAFHHALEAYKVAPQIAAAGAAIATFSDWWGYKNEAWDAIPWNAEISMHKGVRVALKSDSNDFMRRLNQEAGKVLRYGGVTEEQALQMITLNPAWIIGVDNRTGSIDVGKDADIVIWNGPPLSSYALADKVLIDGEVYFDRSLPGLGLTHFHAEGQ, encoded by the coding sequence ATGCCCAAACAACGCGCCCTGTGGGCTTTTGCGCTCACGGTGCTGTGCAGCGTGTCGCTGGCCGCGCAATCCGGGCCGAGCGCACCGGCTGTTCCGCAGCTCGCGCCTGCGGCTGCCGCGCCGCCGTCGCAAGACGTCGTTATCCGCGGCGGCACGGTGCTGACGGCGACCCACGGCACCATTCCCAACGGCAGCGTGTACATCCACGACGGCAAGATCGCCGCCGTGGGCGCCACGGTAAACGCGCCGGCCGGCGCCACCGTGATTGACGCGACCGGGAAATACGTTACGCCCGGCATCATCGATCCGCACGCGCACATGGCGCTCGACAGCGACGTGAACGAGGCCACCAGCCCCGTGGTGCCGCACATGATGATGCTCGACGCCTTCGATTATGAGGACAAGGCCATCTATCGCGCCCTGGCGGGCGGCGTGACCACGTCGCTGCTGCTGCACGGCTCGGCCGACATGATCGGCGGGCAGGCCGTGGTCATTAAGAACAAGTTCGGACTCGGCCGCGACCAGATGCTATTCCCCGGCGCGCCGCAGTCGATCAAGTTCGCCTCGGGCGAGAACCCCAAGCGCGTTTTCGGCTCGCGCAACCAGCTTCCCTCCACACGCATGGGCAACTTCGCGGTCATGCGCATGGCCTTCACCGAGGCGCGCGACTACATGCACGAGTGGGACGAGTACAACAAGAAAGTGCAGCGCGGCGACAAAGACCCGCGCATGCCGAAGAAAGACCTGAAGCTGGAGGCGCTGGCCGACGTGCTGCGCGGCAAGCTGCTCGTCCAGATCCACATCTACCGGGCCGACGAGTTCCTCACCGAGATCGCGCTGGCCAACGAGTTCGGCTACAAGATCCGCGCCTTCCATCACGCGCTGGAAGCGTACAAGGTGGCGCCGCAGATCGCCGCCGCCGGCGCCGCCATCGCGACCTTCAGCGATTGGTGGGGCTACAAGAACGAGGCCTGGGACGCGATTCCGTGGAACGCCGAAATCTCCATGCACAAAGGCGTGCGCGTGGCGCTGAAAAGCGACTCCAACGACTTCATGCGCCGCCTCAACCAGGAGGCCGGCAAGGTCCTCCGCTACGGCGGCGTTACCGAGGAACAGGCGTTGCAGATGATCACCCTGAATCCGGCGTGGATCATCGGCGTGGACAACCGCACCGGATCGATTGACGTGGGCAAAGACGCCGACATCGTCATCTGGAACGGTCCGCCGCTCTCCAGCTACGCGCTCGCCGACAAAGTGCTGATCGACGGCGAGGTTTACTTCGACCGCTCGCTGCCCGGACTCGGGCTCACGCACTTCCACGCGGAGGGACAATGA